A genomic region of Mycolicibacterium poriferae contains the following coding sequences:
- a CDS encoding CoA-acylating methylmalonate-semialdehyde dehydrogenase: protein MTTRIPHFIDGKRTELASTRTADVMNPSTGQVQSQVVLASAADVDTAVTSAVEAQKEWAAWNPQRRARVMMKFIELVNAHTEELAELLSLEHGKTIPDAKGDIQRGIEVIEFAIGIPHLLKGEYTEGAGSGIDVYSLRQPLGVVAGITPFNFPAMIPLWKAGPALACGNAFILKPSERDPSVPVRLAELFLEAGLPAGVFQVVHGDKEAVDAILTHPDIQGVGFVGSSDIAQYIYSTAAANGKRSQCFGGAKNHMIVMPDADLDQAVDALIGAGYGSAGERCMAISVAVPVGEETANRLRNRLVERINQLRVGHSLDPKADYGPLVTEAALKRVRDYIGQGVEAGADLVVDGRERTSDELTFDDQDLSGGYFIGPTLFDHVTTDMSIYTDEIFGPVLCIVRAKDYDEALSLPSKHEYGNGVAIFTRDGDAARDFVANVQVGMVGVNVPIPVPVAYHTFGGWKRSGFGDLNQHGPASIQFYTKVKTVTSRWPSGIKDGAEFVIPTMK from the coding sequence ATGACCACACGGATCCCCCACTTCATCGACGGCAAGCGCACCGAGCTGGCGTCCACCCGGACCGCCGACGTGATGAACCCCAGCACCGGCCAGGTGCAGTCGCAGGTCGTCCTCGCCAGCGCGGCCGACGTCGACACCGCCGTCACCTCGGCGGTCGAAGCCCAGAAAGAGTGGGCCGCCTGGAACCCGCAGCGCCGCGCCCGGGTGATGATGAAGTTCATCGAACTGGTCAACGCCCACACCGAGGAACTGGCCGAGCTGCTCAGCCTCGAGCACGGCAAGACCATTCCGGACGCCAAGGGCGACATCCAGCGCGGCATCGAGGTCATCGAGTTCGCCATCGGCATCCCCCACCTGCTCAAGGGGGAGTACACCGAGGGCGCCGGCTCGGGCATCGACGTCTATTCGCTGCGCCAGCCGCTCGGCGTGGTCGCGGGCATCACGCCCTTCAACTTCCCGGCCATGATCCCGCTGTGGAAAGCCGGTCCGGCCCTGGCCTGCGGCAACGCGTTCATCCTCAAGCCCTCCGAGCGCGATCCGTCGGTGCCGGTGCGCCTGGCCGAGCTGTTCCTCGAGGCCGGTCTGCCCGCCGGGGTGTTCCAGGTCGTGCACGGCGACAAGGAGGCCGTCGACGCCATCCTCACCCACCCCGACATCCAGGGGGTCGGGTTCGTCGGCAGCTCCGACATCGCGCAGTACATCTACTCCACCGCCGCGGCCAACGGGAAGCGGTCGCAGTGCTTCGGTGGCGCCAAGAACCACATGATCGTGATGCCCGACGCCGATCTCGATCAGGCCGTCGACGCGCTGATCGGCGCCGGCTACGGCAGCGCCGGTGAACGCTGCATGGCGATCAGCGTCGCGGTACCGGTCGGCGAGGAGACGGCGAACCGGCTGCGCAACCGCCTGGTGGAGCGCATCAACCAGTTGCGCGTCGGGCACAGCCTGGACCCCAAGGCCGACTACGGACCGCTGGTCACCGAGGCCGCGCTCAAGCGGGTGCGCGACTACATCGGCCAGGGCGTGGAGGCCGGTGCCGACCTGGTGGTCGACGGCCGCGAACGTACCTCCGACGAGCTGACTTTCGACGACCAGGATCTCTCCGGCGGCTACTTCATCGGGCCCACCCTGTTCGACCACGTCACGACCGACATGTCGATCTACACCGACGAGATCTTCGGTCCGGTGCTGTGCATCGTGCGGGCCAAGGACTACGACGAGGCCCTGAGCCTGCCGAGCAAGCACGAATACGGCAACGGGGTGGCGATCTTCACCCGCGACGGCGACGCGGCCCGCGACTTCGTGGCCAACGTCCAGGTCGGCATGGTCGGGGTCAACGTGCCGATCCCGGTTCCGGTGGCCTATCACACCTTCGGCGGTTGGAAGCGCTCCGGATTCGGCGACCTCAACCAGCACGGACCGGCGTCGATCCAGTTCTACACCAAGGTCAAGACCGTCACGTCGCGCTGGCCGTCGGGCATCAAGGACGGGGCTGAGTTCGTCATCCCCACCATGAAGTAA
- the rfbC gene encoding dTDP-4-dehydrorhamnose 3,5-epimerase codes for MTARELAVPGAWEITPRLHGDARGTFFEWFTESAFREFAGHDFALAQANCSVSSAGVLRGLHFAELPPSQAKYVTCVRGAVFDVAVDIRLGSPTFGRWDGVLLDDRSRRSIYLSEGLAHGFLALEDDSTVMYLCSAPYTPEREHTILATDPAIGIQWPIEHNLALSGRDAEAPTLAEIEPSGVLPTWQDTRAFVEALRGR; via the coding sequence GTGACCGCGCGCGAGTTGGCCGTCCCCGGGGCGTGGGAGATCACCCCGCGCCTGCACGGTGACGCCCGGGGCACGTTCTTCGAGTGGTTCACCGAGTCGGCGTTTCGTGAGTTCGCCGGACACGACTTCGCTCTCGCACAGGCCAACTGCTCGGTGTCCTCGGCAGGTGTCCTGCGCGGTCTGCACTTTGCGGAGCTGCCGCCGAGCCAGGCGAAGTATGTGACGTGCGTGCGTGGGGCGGTGTTCGACGTCGCCGTCGACATCCGGCTGGGCTCGCCCACGTTCGGGCGCTGGGACGGTGTGTTGCTGGACGACCGCAGCCGCCGAAGCATCTATCTGTCCGAGGGGCTCGCCCACGGATTCCTTGCGCTGGAAGACGATTCGACGGTTATGTACTTGTGCTCGGCCCCCTACACCCCGGAGCGGGAGCACACGATCCTGGCCACCGATCCCGCGATCGGCATCCAGTGGCCCATCGAACACAATCTCGCGCTGTCGGGCCGGGATGCCGAGGCGCCCACCCTCGCCGAGATCGAACCCAGCGGCGTGCTTCCCACGTGGCAGGACACCCGCGCGTTCGTCGAGGCGCTGCGCGGGCGCTGA
- the rfbB gene encoding dTDP-glucose 4,6-dehydratase: MRLLVTGGAGFIGANFVHATVRERPDVQVSVLDSLTYAGSRESLVPVAEDVRLIEGDVTDAALVSALVSEADAVVHFAAETHVDNALADPAPFVHTNVVGTFTVLEAVRRHDVRLHHVSTDEVYGDLPLDAADRFTESTPYHPSSPYSSTKAAADLLVRAWVRSYGVAATISNCSNNYGPYQHVEKFIPRQITNILTGRRPKLYGRGANVRDWIHVDDHNSAVWRILTDGTLGRTYLIGAEGERDNLTVMRTILRLMGRSEDDFDHVTDRAGHDLRYAIDPSALYQELGWRPGHTDFEQGLRATIDWYEANESWWGPLKNAVEATYAGRGQ, translated from the coding sequence ATGCGGTTGCTGGTCACCGGCGGCGCCGGGTTCATCGGTGCCAACTTCGTCCACGCGACCGTGCGTGAGCGCCCGGACGTGCAGGTGAGCGTGCTCGATTCGCTCACCTATGCCGGCAGCCGGGAGTCGCTGGTGCCGGTGGCCGAGGACGTCAGGTTGATCGAGGGTGACGTCACCGACGCTGCGCTGGTGAGCGCCCTGGTGTCCGAAGCCGATGCCGTCGTCCATTTCGCCGCCGAGACCCACGTCGACAACGCGCTGGCCGACCCCGCCCCGTTCGTGCACACGAACGTCGTGGGAACGTTCACCGTTCTCGAAGCCGTGCGCCGCCACGACGTGCGGCTGCACCACGTCTCGACCGACGAGGTGTACGGGGATCTGCCGCTCGACGCTGCGGACCGGTTCACCGAGTCGACGCCGTACCACCCGTCCAGCCCCTACTCGTCGACGAAGGCGGCCGCCGACCTGCTGGTGCGGGCCTGGGTGCGGTCCTACGGGGTGGCGGCGACGATCTCGAACTGTTCGAACAACTACGGCCCGTACCAGCACGTCGAGAAGTTCATCCCGCGCCAGATCACCAACATCCTGACCGGGCGCCGCCCCAAGCTCTACGGGCGCGGCGCCAACGTGCGGGACTGGATCCACGTCGACGACCACAACAGCGCCGTGTGGCGCATCCTCACCGACGGCACCCTCGGACGCACCTACCTGATCGGCGCCGAAGGCGAGCGCGACAATCTGACCGTGATGCGCACGATCCTGCGGTTGATGGGCCGCTCCGAGGACGACTTCGATCACGTCACCGATCGCGCCGGGCATGACCTGCGCTACGCCATCGACCCGTCGGCCCTGTATCAGGAACTCGGCTGGCGTCCCGGCCACACCGACTTCGAGCAGGGGCTGCGCGCCACCATCGACTGGTACGAGGCCAACGAATCGTGGTGGGGGCCATTGAAGAACGCCGTGGAGGCGACCTACGCGGGCCGCGGCCAGTGA
- a CDS encoding HAD family hydrolase produces MFLVQPTQQKAWRAGRFWWDWPQPSETTVQPLRAMIFDLDALADIDTAGHRAAFNAAFDELNLGIHWSEARYRQLLALSDERRRVAAELRKRGIGTECDVLAELLVDEVCATKEMILAETILDADITARPGMIDLITEAFGAGIGIGIVSSGNHAWVEPLVRQLVGDGVVGAVVTADDAPAGELYRAALAELGVTASDSLAFVASPATQRMCTLAGLATVLVADGSAPLRVADCQRLRDASPHARRPSAA; encoded by the coding sequence ATGTTTCTCGTGCAGCCCACACAGCAGAAAGCTTGGCGAGCCGGTCGATTCTGGTGGGATTGGCCCCAGCCCAGCGAAACGACAGTGCAACCGCTTCGCGCGATGATCTTCGATCTCGACGCGCTGGCCGACATCGACACCGCAGGTCACCGCGCCGCGTTCAACGCGGCGTTCGACGAGCTGAACCTCGGCATCCACTGGTCGGAGGCGCGGTACCGGCAGCTGCTCGCGCTCAGCGACGAACGCCGCCGGGTCGCCGCCGAGCTCCGCAAGCGTGGCATCGGCACCGAATGCGACGTGCTGGCGGAGTTGCTGGTCGACGAGGTCTGCGCGACCAAGGAGATGATTCTCGCCGAGACGATCCTGGACGCGGACATCACCGCGCGGCCGGGAATGATCGACCTGATCACCGAGGCGTTCGGCGCCGGCATCGGCATCGGCATCGTCAGCAGCGGCAACCACGCCTGGGTGGAGCCGTTGGTGCGTCAACTGGTCGGCGACGGAGTCGTCGGCGCCGTGGTGACCGCCGACGACGCGCCGGCCGGCGAGCTGTATCGCGCGGCGCTGGCCGAACTCGGCGTCACCGCATCCGACTCGCTGGCCTTCGTGGCGTCCCCGGCGACTCAGCGGATGTGTACGTTGGCGGGCCTGGCCACTGTGCTGGTCGCCGACGGCAGCGCGCCCCTGCGGGTCGCCGACTGTCAGCGACTGCGTGACGCGTCGCCGCACGCCCGCCGCCCCTCAGCGGCCTGA
- a CDS encoding MarR family transcriptional regulator: protein MPARPPADEGDKPDPIAVARSNWERSGWAEVADGMVAVTSVMRAHQILLARVETALRPYDLSFSRFELLRLLAFSRTGALPITKASDRLQVHVTSVTHAIRRLEADGLVERLPHPTDGRTTLVRITELGRSTVEDATVTLNDDVFADIGMSDEESRALAASIQTLRHSAGDF from the coding sequence GTGCCTGCCCGACCGCCGGCCGACGAGGGCGACAAGCCTGACCCGATCGCCGTCGCGCGCTCCAACTGGGAACGTTCCGGATGGGCCGAGGTGGCCGACGGCATGGTCGCGGTGACGTCCGTGATGCGCGCGCACCAGATCCTGCTGGCCCGCGTCGAGACGGCGCTGCGGCCCTATGACCTGAGTTTCTCCCGCTTCGAGTTGCTGCGCCTACTGGCGTTCAGCCGCACCGGCGCGCTGCCGATCACCAAAGCCTCCGACCGGCTGCAGGTGCACGTCACCAGCGTCACCCACGCGATCCGGCGGCTGGAGGCCGACGGTCTGGTCGAGCGGCTGCCCCACCCCACCGACGGACGCACCACGCTGGTGCGGATCACCGAGCTGGGCCGCTCCACCGTCGAGGACGCCACGGTCACGCTCAACGACGACGTGTTCGCCGACATCGGGATGTCCGACGAGGAGTCGCGCGCCCTGGCCGCGTCGATCCAGACGCTGCGCCACAGCGCCGGCGACTTCTGA
- a CDS encoding GAF domain-containing sensor histidine kinase — protein MTARPLLAADRELALLRELIQAASSGPGVEPLAAAAARIITAATDSDVCFVHVLDDTERSLTLAGATPPFDSEVGKIRLPLGQGISGWVASHREPVVILDDKESDPRYLPFQSLRGRDFTSMVSVPMETDPGGLVGVLNVHTVAQREFGDRDVELLLVIGRLIAGAMHQARLHRQLVARERAHENFVEQVIEAQELERRRLAGDIHDGISQRLVTLSYRLDAAAQAAKSIDDRSALTEQLDRARELAELTLQEARAAISGLRPPVLDDLGLSGGLASLARSIPQVDVRTDLADVRLPDHIELALYRIAQECLQNVVKHARATEARLTFTVDSGDNGDAARLEIVDDGVGFDTLEHPLGSDEMGGYGLLSMAERAEIVGGRLNIRSRPGSGTAVTATIPVPNSASPPTTP, from the coding sequence GTGACCGCGCGTCCCCTGCTGGCGGCCGACCGCGAACTGGCGCTGTTGCGCGAGCTGATCCAGGCCGCCTCCAGCGGACCCGGGGTGGAGCCGCTGGCCGCCGCGGCCGCGCGGATCATCACCGCCGCCACCGACAGCGATGTGTGTTTCGTGCACGTCCTCGACGACACCGAGCGGTCGTTGACGCTGGCCGGGGCCACGCCGCCGTTCGACTCCGAGGTCGGCAAGATCCGGCTGCCGCTGGGCCAGGGCATCTCGGGCTGGGTGGCCAGCCACCGGGAGCCGGTGGTGATCCTCGACGACAAGGAGTCCGATCCGCGGTACCTGCCGTTCCAGTCGCTGCGCGGCCGGGATTTCACGTCGATGGTGTCGGTGCCGATGGAGACCGACCCCGGCGGGCTGGTGGGGGTGCTCAACGTGCACACCGTGGCGCAGCGCGAGTTCGGTGACCGCGACGTCGAGCTGCTGCTCGTCATCGGCAGGCTCATCGCCGGCGCTATGCACCAGGCGCGGCTGCACCGGCAACTGGTCGCCCGTGAGCGCGCCCACGAGAACTTCGTCGAGCAGGTCATCGAGGCTCAGGAACTGGAGCGCCGGCGGCTGGCCGGGGACATCCACGACGGCATCTCCCAGCGGCTTGTCACGCTCAGCTACCGGCTGGACGCCGCCGCGCAGGCCGCCAAGTCGATCGACGACCGGTCGGCGCTGACCGAACAGCTGGACCGCGCCCGCGAGCTCGCCGAGCTCACGCTGCAGGAGGCCCGCGCCGCGATCAGTGGGCTGCGGCCCCCGGTGCTGGACGACCTGGGGCTCTCCGGCGGGCTGGCCAGCCTGGCGCGGTCCATCCCGCAGGTCGACGTCCGCACCGACCTCGCCGACGTGCGCCTGCCCGACCACATCGAGCTGGCGCTGTACCGCATCGCCCAGGAATGCCTGCAGAACGTCGTCAAGCACGCAAGGGCCACCGAGGCCCGGCTGACGTTCACCGTCGACAGCGGTGACAACGGCGACGCCGCGCGGCTCGAGATCGTCGACGACGGTGTCGGCTTCGACACCCTGGAGCATCCGCTGGGCAGCGACGAGATGGGCGGCTACGGGCTGCTGTCGATGGCCGAGCGCGCCGAGATCGTCGGTGGACGGCTCAACATCCGCTCACGGCCCGGCTCGGGCACCGCGGTCACCGCCACGATCCCGGTACCCAATTCCGCGTCGCCGCCCACGACACCCTGA
- a CDS encoding acyl-CoA dehydrogenase family protein, with protein MDYFGLDEDERVIAETAAAFADKRLAPHALDWDQSHHFPTDALREAAELGMAAIYCREDVGGSGLRRIDAVRIFEKLASADPTVSAFLSIHNMCAWMVDSFGTPEQRKSWVPRLASMEAIASYCLTEPGAGSDASALRTKAIRSGSDYVLDGVKQFISGAGSSDVYLIMARTGGEGPRGISAFLVDKDTPGLSFGADEQKMGWNAQPTRQVILEGARVPAEAMLGGTDGEGTGFGIAMNGLNGGRINIAACSLGGAQAAYDKAAAYLADRQAFGGALLDEPTIRFTLADMATALETSRMMLWRAARALDDSHPDKVELCAMAKLHVTDACFEVADKALQLHGGYGYLREYGLEKIVRDLRVHRILEGTNEIMRVVIGRSAAARARAS; from the coding sequence ATGGACTATTTCGGCCTCGACGAGGACGAACGGGTGATCGCCGAAACGGCGGCCGCGTTCGCCGACAAGCGGCTGGCTCCGCATGCCCTCGACTGGGATCAGAGCCACCACTTCCCCACCGACGCGCTGCGGGAGGCCGCCGAACTCGGCATGGCCGCGATCTACTGCCGCGAGGACGTCGGCGGCAGCGGGCTGCGGCGCATCGACGCGGTGCGAATCTTCGAGAAGCTCGCCAGCGCCGACCCGACGGTGTCGGCGTTCCTGTCGATCCACAACATGTGCGCATGGATGGTGGACTCGTTCGGCACGCCGGAGCAGCGCAAGAGCTGGGTGCCGCGGCTGGCCTCGATGGAGGCGATCGCCAGCTACTGCCTGACCGAGCCGGGCGCCGGCTCCGACGCAAGTGCGCTGCGCACCAAGGCGATTCGCTCCGGGTCGGACTATGTGCTCGACGGCGTCAAACAATTCATCTCCGGCGCGGGTTCCTCGGACGTCTACCTGATCATGGCCCGCACCGGAGGCGAAGGGCCGCGGGGCATCTCGGCCTTCCTGGTGGACAAGGACACCCCCGGGCTGAGCTTCGGAGCCGACGAGCAGAAGATGGGCTGGAACGCCCAGCCCACGCGGCAGGTCATCCTGGAAGGGGCCCGGGTGCCGGCCGAGGCGATGCTCGGTGGCACCGACGGCGAAGGCACCGGATTCGGCATCGCGATGAACGGTCTCAACGGTGGCCGCATCAACATCGCCGCGTGCTCGCTGGGCGGTGCGCAGGCCGCCTACGACAAGGCCGCCGCCTATCTGGCCGACCGGCAGGCCTTCGGCGGCGCTCTCCTCGACGAGCCGACCATCCGATTCACGCTGGCCGACATGGCAACAGCGCTGGAGACCTCGCGGATGATGCTGTGGCGCGCCGCCCGAGCCCTCGACGATTCCCACCCCGACAAGGTCGAACTGTGTGCGATGGCCAAGCTCCACGTCACCGACGCCTGCTTCGAGGTCGCCGACAAGGCGCTTCAACTGCACGGCGGTTACGGCTATCTGCGCGAGTACGGGCTGGAGAAGATCGTCCGGGATCTGCGGGTGCACCGCATCCTGGAAGGCACCAACGAAATCATGCGGGTGGTCATCGGACGGTCAGCGGCCGCCCGGGCACGCGCGTCGTAA
- a CDS encoding LLM class F420-dependent oxidoreductase, whose amino-acid sequence MTSDERSREDDQITQGVSLKPALGDFGVWPGGPVSPEQAVEIEKLGYGTVWVGASPAADLAFVEPILEKTESLQVATGIVNIWTADAREVATSYHRIEDAFPGRFLLGVGVGHPEHTEQYTKPYEALVEYLDVLDSATVPTSRRVLAALGPKVLQLAAQRSAGAHPYLTTPVHTGQARELLGPTVLIAPEHKVVLTDDAEKAREVGRETVDFYLGLSNYVNNWKRLGFTDDDVERPGSDRLIDSLVAYGSPDQIAARLTEHLQAGADHVAIQVLGGPDELLSTLEELAGPLGLAG is encoded by the coding sequence ATGACATCCGACGAGCGCTCGCGCGAGGACGACCAGATCACGCAGGGTGTCTCCCTCAAGCCCGCACTCGGGGATTTCGGGGTGTGGCCCGGCGGGCCGGTCAGCCCCGAACAGGCGGTGGAGATCGAGAAGCTCGGTTACGGCACGGTGTGGGTAGGGGCCTCTCCGGCGGCCGACCTCGCCTTCGTCGAGCCGATTCTGGAGAAGACCGAGAGCCTGCAGGTCGCCACCGGGATCGTGAACATCTGGACTGCCGACGCGCGCGAGGTGGCCACGTCGTATCACCGCATCGAAGACGCGTTCCCCGGGCGCTTCCTGCTGGGCGTCGGCGTCGGGCATCCCGAGCACACCGAGCAGTACACCAAGCCCTACGAGGCGCTCGTCGAGTATCTGGACGTCCTCGACTCGGCCACGGTGCCGACCAGTCGGCGGGTGCTGGCCGCGCTGGGTCCCAAGGTGCTGCAGCTGGCGGCCCAGCGGTCCGCGGGCGCGCACCCGTATCTGACCACCCCGGTGCACACCGGTCAGGCGCGCGAGTTGCTGGGCCCCACGGTCCTCATCGCCCCCGAGCACAAGGTCGTGCTCACCGACGACGCCGAGAAGGCCCGTGAGGTCGGCCGCGAGACCGTCGACTTCTACCTCGGGCTGTCGAACTACGTGAACAACTGGAAGCGCCTCGGATTCACCGACGACGACGTGGAGCGCCCGGGCAGCGACCGGCTGATCGACTCACTCGTCGCCTACGGGTCGCCCGACCAGATCGCCGCGCGGCTGACTGAGCACCTGCAGGCCGGCGCCGACCACGTCGCGATCCAGGTGCTCGGGGGTCCCGACGAGCTGCTGTCGACGCTCGAGGAGCTGGCGGGTCCGCTGGGGTTGGCCGGCTAG
- a CDS encoding response regulator, whose translation MGSAPPVRIVLVDDHEMVIEGLKAMLAAFDSRVTVVGQAVGADRVLSVVGDLDPDIVLCDVRMQGSSGLDVCQQLRERDPDRKVVMLSVYDDEQYLFQALRVGASGYLLKSISSEELVRQLEFVNSGETAIDPGMAARAVDTAARIQRAEFWPGARQGLTQRESEILALVVNGLSNRAIAAKLVIGDETVKTHLSSIYRKLGVSDRTGAVATALREGIYQ comes from the coding sequence ATGGGTTCAGCCCCGCCGGTGCGGATCGTCCTGGTCGACGACCACGAGATGGTCATCGAAGGGCTCAAGGCGATGCTCGCCGCGTTCGACAGCCGGGTGACCGTGGTGGGGCAGGCAGTCGGCGCCGACCGGGTGCTCAGCGTCGTGGGTGACCTCGATCCGGACATCGTGCTCTGCGACGTCCGGATGCAGGGGTCCAGCGGTCTGGACGTGTGCCAGCAGCTGCGCGAACGCGACCCGGACCGCAAGGTCGTCATGCTGTCGGTCTACGACGACGAGCAGTACCTGTTCCAGGCGTTGCGGGTCGGTGCGTCGGGCTATCTGCTCAAGAGCATCAGCAGCGAGGAGCTGGTCCGTCAGCTCGAGTTCGTCAACAGCGGCGAGACCGCCATCGACCCGGGGATGGCGGCCAGGGCCGTCGACACCGCGGCCCGCATCCAGCGCGCGGAGTTCTGGCCCGGCGCCCGCCAGGGCCTGACCCAGCGGGAGAGCGAGATCCTGGCCCTGGTCGTCAACGGGCTGTCCAACCGGGCGATCGCGGCCAAGCTGGTCATCGGGGACGAGACCGTCAAGACGCATCTGAGTTCGATCTACCGCAAGCTGGGGGTCAGCGACCGGACCGGCGCAGTCGCCACGGCGCTGCGGGAAGGCATCTACCAGTGA
- the mmsB gene encoding 3-hydroxyisobutyrate dehydrogenase: MTTIAFLGLGNMGGPMAANLVSAGHTVHGFDPVTALKEAAEAKGATVFDTAADAVAGADVVITSLPNGDIVKSVYAEVVPAASSGALLIDTSTISVDDARAVNTQATERGLAQIDAPVSGGIKGATAGTLAFMVGGDESAFARATPVLDPLAGKMIHCGASGAGQAAKLCNNMVLAVQQIAIGEAFVLAEKLGLPAQSLFDVINGATGNCWAVHTNCPVPGPVPTSPANNDFKPGFATALMNKDLGLAMAAVQSAGSSAPLGSHAAEIYEQFAAEHADKDFSAVIEMLRG, from the coding sequence ATGACGACGATCGCGTTCCTGGGGCTGGGCAACATGGGCGGACCCATGGCGGCCAACCTGGTCTCGGCCGGCCACACCGTGCACGGCTTCGATCCGGTGACCGCGCTGAAAGAGGCCGCCGAGGCCAAGGGAGCCACCGTGTTCGACACCGCCGCGGACGCGGTCGCCGGAGCCGACGTGGTGATCACGTCGCTGCCCAACGGCGACATCGTCAAGAGCGTCTACGCCGAGGTGGTTCCCGCGGCGTCATCCGGTGCGCTGCTGATCGACACGTCCACGATCTCCGTCGACGACGCCCGCGCCGTCAACACGCAGGCGACCGAGCGTGGGCTGGCTCAGATCGACGCCCCGGTGTCCGGGGGAATCAAGGGTGCGACCGCCGGCACGCTGGCATTCATGGTGGGCGGTGACGAGTCGGCGTTCGCGCGGGCCACGCCGGTGCTGGATCCCCTGGCGGGCAAGATGATCCACTGCGGCGCGTCGGGCGCCGGACAGGCCGCCAAGTTGTGCAACAACATGGTGTTGGCCGTGCAGCAGATCGCCATCGGTGAAGCCTTCGTGCTCGCCGAGAAGCTGGGACTGCCGGCGCAGTCGCTGTTCGACGTCATCAACGGGGCCACCGGCAACTGCTGGGCCGTGCACACGAACTGTCCGGTACCGGGCCCGGTTCCGACGTCGCCGGCCAACAACGACTTCAAACCCGGATTCGCCACCGCGTTGATGAACAAGGACCTCGGCCTGGCGATGGCGGCCGTGCAGTCCGCCGGTTCGTCGGCGCCGCTGGGCAGTCATGCCGCCGAGATCTACGAACAGTTCGCCGCCGAGCATGCCGACAAGGACTTCAGCGCCGTCATCGAGATGCTGCGCGGCTGA
- the map gene encoding type I methionyl aminopeptidase, translated as MVSLPGLRGRKTVPQRSAGELDAMAAAGALVAAALGAVHRAAAPGVSTHDLDQVAEAVIRDGGGIPSFKGYHGFPASICSSVNDRVVHGIPSATETLAAGDLVSIDCGAILDGWHGDSAFTFGVGTVIPVDDALSQATRESMEAGIAAMVPGNRLTDVSHAIEQGTRAAEKRHDRRFGIVAGYGGHGIGREMHMDPFLPNEGAPGRGPYLAAGSVLAIEPMLTLGTAKTVVLEDGWTVVTADGSRAAHWEHTVAVTDDGPRILTQAV; from the coding sequence ATGGTCTCCCTGCCCGGCCTGCGTGGCCGCAAGACGGTGCCCCAGCGCAGCGCCGGTGAACTCGACGCGATGGCAGCGGCGGGTGCGCTCGTGGCCGCCGCGCTGGGCGCCGTGCACCGGGCCGCCGCGCCCGGCGTGAGCACCCACGATCTCGACCAGGTGGCCGAGGCGGTGATCCGCGACGGCGGCGGTATCCCGTCGTTCAAGGGCTACCACGGTTTCCCGGCCTCGATCTGCTCGTCGGTCAACGACCGCGTCGTGCACGGCATCCCGTCGGCCACCGAGACCCTGGCCGCCGGCGATCTGGTCTCCATCGACTGCGGTGCGATCCTCGACGGCTGGCACGGCGACTCCGCCTTCACCTTCGGGGTCGGCACCGTCATCCCTGTCGACGACGCGCTGTCGCAGGCGACCAGGGAGTCGATGGAGGCCGGGATCGCGGCCATGGTCCCGGGTAACCGCCTCACCGACGTCTCGCACGCCATCGAGCAGGGCACCCGCGCCGCGGAGAAGCGTCACGACCGGCGGTTCGGGATCGTGGCCGGCTACGGCGGCCACGGCATCGGTCGGGAGATGCACATGGACCCGTTCCTGCCCAACGAGGGTGCGCCTGGCCGGGGGCCGTACCTGGCGGCGGGTTCGGTGCTCGCCATCGAGCCGATGCTCACCCTCGGCACCGCCAAGACCGTCGTGCTCGAGGACGGCTGGACCGTGGTGACCGCCGACGGTTCGCGCGCCGCGCACTGGGAGCACACCGTCGCCGTCACCGACGACGGACCGCGCATCCTGACGCAGGCCGTCTGA